The following proteins are co-located in the Diaphorobacter sp. HDW4B genome:
- a CDS encoding aldo/keto reductase — translation MGSVQLPMRALGPFSVSAMGLGCMNLSHAYGTPPSREQAERVLLAALDAGVTLFDTAALYGFGANETLLGQVLKPHRSKITLASKCGMHGADVKGDGKLQRVIDGRPETLKATCEAALRRLQTDVIDLYYLHRWDRQVPVEDSVGALADLVREGKIRSIGLSEVSAQTLRRAHAVHPIAAVQTEYSLWTRNPEIAVLDACKELGTAFVAFSPVARGFLCGDLRDPAQLPAGDIRLAMPRFQADNYARNLQLLDAFALVARHADCTPAQLALAWLLAQGEHIIPIPGTTSVEHLRENMRAAQLHIDAALLERVSEIIGEHSVAGQRYAPATQKEVDTEVF, via the coding sequence ATGGGCAGCGTACAACTTCCAATGCGCGCGCTTGGTCCGTTTTCGGTGAGCGCGATGGGTCTGGGCTGCATGAACCTCAGCCATGCCTACGGCACGCCGCCGTCGCGCGAGCAGGCAGAGCGCGTGCTGCTCGCCGCGCTGGATGCAGGCGTCACGCTGTTCGACACGGCGGCGCTGTATGGCTTTGGCGCGAACGAAACGCTGCTCGGGCAAGTGCTGAAGCCGCATCGCAGCAAAATCACGCTGGCCAGCAAATGCGGCATGCATGGCGCGGACGTCAAAGGCGACGGCAAGCTCCAGCGCGTGATCGATGGCAGGCCGGAAACGCTCAAGGCCACATGCGAGGCGGCATTGCGGCGCTTGCAGACGGACGTGATCGACCTTTACTACCTGCACCGCTGGGACCGACAGGTGCCGGTGGAGGACAGCGTGGGCGCATTGGCCGATCTGGTGCGCGAGGGCAAGATTCGCAGCATCGGCCTGTCGGAAGTGTCGGCGCAAACGCTGCGCCGCGCGCATGCCGTGCATCCGATTGCTGCGGTGCAGACCGAGTATTCGCTGTGGACGCGCAATCCGGAAATCGCGGTGCTCGATGCATGCAAGGAACTGGGTACTGCGTTCGTCGCGTTCAGTCCTGTCGCGCGCGGATTTCTGTGTGGCGACCTGCGCGATCCGGCGCAACTGCCTGCGGGCGACATTCGCCTTGCCATGCCGCGATTCCAGGCAGACAACTATGCGCGCAATCTGCAGTTGTTGGATGCGTTTGCCCTGGTTGCAAGGCACGCGGATTGCACACCAGCGCAACTCGCACTGGCATGGTTGTTGGCGCAGGGCGAGCACATCATTCCGATTCCGGGAACGACCAGTGTCGAGCATCTGCGAGAGAACATGCGCGCCGCCCAACTGCACATCGATGCGGCGCTGCTGGAGCGCGTGTCCGAGATCATCGGAGAACACAGTGTGGCCGGGCAGCGCTATGCGCCCGCCACGCAAAAGGAAGTCGATACCGAGGTGTTCTGA